One segment of Bradyrhizobium sp. CB2312 DNA contains the following:
- a CDS encoding adenylate/guanylate cyclase domain-containing protein, translating into MAATPIRRRTMKLRTLTESRIAMTETPGRRDVPALERRWGAVLAVDIVGYSRLTILDAELAYFLYKSHRRELLDRKLEEYGARFFKSTGDGILAEFETAIDATCCAVDIQKGMIERGRGAAKDNQIIFRMGLSCGPILADAEDIYGHDVNVAARLQSIAPAGGIAMTDEIATRVESVLTMQLDDVGEQYFHNMERPVRVFQCSFEDDAVEPRTKTKQLKGSQPLRRSVQRVMRSAASDRGSNRIVRDMRMS; encoded by the coding sequence TTGGCCGCAACACCAATCAGGAGGCGCACCATGAAGTTGAGAACGTTGACAGAATCGCGCATTGCGATGACGGAGACACCAGGTCGACGGGATGTGCCGGCACTCGAACGCAGGTGGGGCGCGGTCCTCGCGGTCGACATCGTCGGCTATTCGCGGCTGACGATCCTGGACGCGGAATTGGCCTATTTTCTGTACAAATCTCATCGACGTGAGCTGCTCGACCGGAAGCTCGAGGAGTACGGCGCTCGATTCTTCAAATCGACCGGCGACGGAATCCTGGCCGAATTCGAGACCGCAATTGATGCGACCTGCTGTGCCGTCGACATCCAGAAGGGGATGATCGAGCGCGGCCGAGGTGCCGCCAAGGACAACCAGATCATCTTTCGAATGGGCTTGAGTTGCGGACCAATCCTGGCCGACGCCGAGGATATCTATGGCCACGACGTCAATGTGGCCGCGCGTCTGCAATCCATCGCACCGGCAGGCGGGATCGCGATGACCGACGAAATCGCAACCCGCGTCGAGAGTGTCCTCACCATGCAACTCGATGACGTCGGGGAGCAATATTTTCACAACATGGAACGCCCCGTGCGCGTCTTTCAATGCAGCTTCGAGGATGATGCCGTCGAGCCTCGAACGAAGACGAAGCAGTTGAAAGGATCTCAGCCGCTTCGGCGTTCGGTCCAGCGCGTCATGCGCTCCGCCGCCTCCGACAGGGGGAGCAACAGGATCGTGCGCGACATGCGAATGTCATAA
- a CDS encoding cupin domain-containing protein, translated as MSQKDEFHNIDNPEDGLFRELAAGVTTRIFSGEQAMLSVVTLAPHAQGSLHHHPEEQWGVLLDGSAIRVQGDEEIPVKKGDFWRTPGNVPHTMRAGPDGARVLDIFSPPRPEYRKPGSGFGTT; from the coding sequence GTGAGCCAGAAGGACGAATTCCACAACATCGATAATCCCGAGGATGGCCTGTTCCGCGAGCTCGCCGCCGGCGTGACCACGCGCATCTTCTCCGGCGAGCAGGCGATGCTGTCGGTGGTGACGCTGGCCCCGCATGCGCAAGGTTCGCTGCATCATCATCCCGAGGAGCAATGGGGCGTGCTGCTCGACGGGTCCGCGATCCGCGTCCAGGGCGATGAGGAAATTCCGGTGAAGAAGGGCGACTTCTGGCGCACGCCCGGCAACGTGCCGCACACCATGCGGGCCGGCCCCGATGGCGCCCGCGTGCTGGACATTTTTAGTCCGCCTCGGCCAGAATACAGAAAACCAGGATCCGGCTTCGGCACGACCTGA
- a CDS encoding SDR family NAD(P)-dependent oxidoreductase yields MTEMQPGTATSPVKRRHLVGGAVLGMLASAVGGLAGGIALGQGAALPQQKPSGRQRFTDKVVLVTGGTSGIGRAAALMFAAEGGKVVFCGRNVERGAKVEDAIKAAGGEAAFVRADVRNEAEVKALVDKTIDLHGRLDVAFNNAGISIEKPLHQYSAAEFDDVINTDLRGVFLSMKYQIPHLLQKGGSIVVTSSSNAIATTAKRSAYSAAKRGLVGMVQAAALEYAQYGIRINTLIPGTTDTPFIRRLAGMENLPDAAWHVAIAQWAKSHVPGMQRVATAEEIAAFALVLASDDHPYTTGGQFVVDGGKTAQAG; encoded by the coding sequence ATGACCGAAATGCAGCCTGGCACCGCGACCTCGCCGGTGAAACGGCGCCATCTGGTCGGCGGCGCCGTTCTCGGCATGCTCGCAAGCGCCGTCGGCGGCCTTGCCGGCGGCATCGCGCTCGGCCAAGGCGCGGCGCTGCCGCAGCAGAAGCCGAGCGGCCGCCAGCGTTTCACCGACAAGGTCGTCCTCGTCACCGGCGGCACCTCCGGCATCGGCCGCGCCGCCGCGCTGATGTTCGCCGCCGAAGGCGGCAAGGTCGTGTTCTGCGGGCGCAATGTCGAGCGCGGGGCAAAGGTGGAGGACGCGATCAAGGCCGCCGGCGGCGAGGCGGCGTTCGTCCGGGCCGACGTCCGCAACGAGGCCGAGGTCAAGGCATTGGTCGACAAGACGATCGATCTCCATGGGCGGCTCGACGTTGCCTTCAACAATGCCGGCATCTCCATCGAGAAGCCGCTGCATCAGTACAGCGCGGCCGAATTCGACGATGTGATCAATACCGACCTGCGCGGCGTGTTCCTGTCGATGAAGTACCAGATTCCACACCTGCTGCAGAAGGGCGGATCGATCGTCGTCACCTCGTCATCCAACGCCATCGCCACGACGGCAAAGCGCTCGGCCTATTCCGCGGCCAAGCGCGGGCTCGTCGGGATGGTCCAGGCCGCGGCGCTCGAATATGCCCAGTACGGCATCCGCATCAATACGCTGATCCCCGGCACCACGGACACGCCGTTCATCCGCAGGCTCGCCGGCATGGAAAATCTGCCTGATGCGGCCTGGCACGTCGCCATCGCGCAATGGGCCAAGAGCCATGTGCCGGGAATGCAGCGCGTGGCAACCGCGGAGGAGATCGCAGCCTTCGCGCTCGTGCTCGCCTCGGACGATCATCCCTACACGACGGGCGGCCAGTTCGTCGTCGACGGCGGCAAAACCGCACAGGCGGGATAG
- a CDS encoding acyl-CoA dehydrogenase family protein → MSYRSSWMTEELDVFRDQFRKYLAKDLAPHAEKWREQKMVDRFAWRGLGEMGALLASVPEEYGGLGATFAYDAAVLDDLESTVPELTTGVSVHSAIVAHYILNYGSEEQKKRWLPKMASGEMVGAIAMTEPGTGSDLQSVKTTAKKQGNSYVINGQKTFITNGQAADLVIVVARTGEAGAKGISLIVVETAGADGYKRGRNLDKIGLHASDTSELFFDNVTVPPENLLGKEEGQGFVQLMQQLPQERLALAVGAVASMERAVKLTTEYSKERKAFGKPLMDFQNTAFTLAERKTEAMIARVFVDWCIERLVAGDLDTVTASMAKYWCTDKQVQTADECLQLFGGYGYMQEYPISRIFIDSRIQTIYGGTNEIMKLLIARSL, encoded by the coding sequence ATGTCCTACCGCTCCTCCTGGATGACCGAAGAGCTTGACGTCTTCCGCGACCAGTTCCGGAAATATCTCGCCAAGGACCTGGCGCCGCATGCCGAGAAATGGCGCGAGCAGAAGATGGTCGACCGCTTCGCCTGGCGCGGGCTCGGCGAGATGGGCGCGCTGCTGGCAAGTGTGCCGGAGGAATATGGCGGCCTGGGCGCAACCTTCGCCTATGACGCCGCCGTGCTGGACGATCTCGAGAGCACGGTGCCGGAGCTGACCACCGGCGTCTCCGTGCACAGCGCCATCGTCGCGCACTACATCCTCAATTACGGCTCGGAGGAGCAGAAGAAGCGCTGGCTGCCGAAGATGGCCTCGGGCGAGATGGTCGGCGCCATCGCCATGACCGAGCCCGGCACCGGCTCGGACCTGCAAAGCGTCAAGACCACGGCGAAGAAGCAGGGCAATTCCTACGTCATCAACGGCCAGAAGACCTTCATCACCAACGGCCAGGCCGCCGATCTCGTCATCGTGGTCGCGCGCACCGGCGAAGCCGGCGCGAAAGGCATCTCGCTGATCGTGGTCGAGACCGCGGGCGCGGACGGCTACAAGCGCGGGCGCAACCTCGACAAGATCGGCCTGCACGCCTCCGACACCTCGGAGCTGTTCTTCGACAATGTGACGGTGCCGCCGGAAAACCTGCTCGGCAAGGAGGAAGGCCAGGGCTTTGTCCAGCTGATGCAGCAATTGCCGCAGGAGCGCCTTGCGCTGGCGGTCGGCGCCGTCGCCTCGATGGAGCGGGCAGTCAAGCTCACCACCGAATACAGCAAGGAGCGGAAGGCGTTCGGCAAGCCGTTGATGGATTTCCAGAACACCGCCTTCACGCTCGCCGAGCGCAAGACCGAGGCGATGATCGCCCGCGTCTTCGTCGACTGGTGCATCGAGCGCCTGGTCGCCGGGGATCTCGACACCGTGACGGCCTCGATGGCGAAATACTGGTGCACGGACAAGCAGGTGCAGACCGCCGACGAATGCCTTCAGCTGTTCGGCGGCTACGGCTACATGCAGGAATACCCGATCTCGCGCATCTTCATCGATTCCCGCATCCAGACGATCTATGGCGGCACCAACGAGATCATGAAGCTGCTGATCGCGAGGTCGTTGTAG
- a CDS encoding BTAD domain-containing putative transcriptional regulator: protein MAAGIQEALASGQLALRLLGDFAAKVDEREISLATRKAKALTAYLALSDNTQDTRERLVGLLWSESDEEHARASLRQVVHDLRLAFDNAGFEGFRADKQNLALSRTRRRCDVDEVLAAAAQGTVHPRLLDTPRITETLLSGLDNLDPAFQVWLLTKRQLFHDRLTLALERLLPREGDSREATDAALALLNLDPTHEIACQHLIRTRAARGDVGGALKIYKSLWDLLEADYDIEPSKETQELIVRIKQMPGPGEQQQAPAIAQSLHGVSQMLAPAPKRLLISVCAFQASGVPEGMRHLVDGFRHEFVACLARFREWSVRTLPPVWESEPRTWSSPPEYIVEGSTYELNGTVRLVITLRDAANSVCIWSERHSITLTEWFETQERIVRQIAMALNIHVSAERLRRLAAGGEITLEIHDRWLRGQALLLQMASKDWPAAAALIESLLADAPDFSPALSGLVQYRNIAHIALPGQFRDRAKHPETLRIAQRAIQLDPLDSRAQLALAWTYQLLGRMDESTLHAALAVDLNENDPWTLMASGQICAYCGEYERAAKLSAASLRITPVPTAPQIAYSGAIKFLCSDYAGCCDASREDLGMSPAFIIWECAAKAHLGRLDEARADLAKAMERVAADWHGQQKPTRENITRWLLHVFPIAIRADWERLAAGLAAAGAPVEGIEFGPW from the coding sequence GTGGCAGCGGGGATTCAGGAAGCGCTGGCGAGCGGTCAATTGGCCCTGCGCCTTCTTGGCGATTTCGCCGCCAAGGTCGACGAGCGAGAGATCTCACTCGCGACGCGCAAGGCCAAGGCGCTGACAGCCTATCTTGCTCTTTCAGACAACACGCAGGATACGCGCGAACGCCTGGTCGGGCTCTTATGGAGTGAGAGCGACGAAGAACATGCGCGGGCTTCGCTGCGGCAGGTCGTCCATGACCTCAGGCTTGCCTTCGACAATGCCGGCTTTGAGGGATTCCGGGCCGACAAGCAAAACCTGGCGCTCTCCCGCACCCGCCGCCGCTGCGACGTCGACGAGGTGCTTGCGGCTGCTGCGCAGGGCACGGTGCATCCGCGCCTGCTCGATACTCCGCGTATCACCGAGACCCTGCTGTCCGGTCTCGACAATCTCGATCCGGCCTTCCAGGTCTGGCTGCTGACCAAGCGCCAGCTGTTCCATGACAGATTGACGCTCGCGCTCGAGCGCTTGTTGCCCCGCGAGGGAGACTCTCGTGAAGCAACCGACGCGGCTTTGGCTCTGCTCAACCTCGATCCAACGCACGAAATCGCCTGCCAGCACCTCATTCGGACGCGCGCGGCGCGGGGCGACGTCGGCGGAGCCTTGAAGATCTATAAATCTCTCTGGGACCTTCTGGAGGCCGACTACGACATCGAGCCATCCAAGGAGACTCAAGAGCTGATCGTTCGCATCAAGCAGATGCCGGGTCCAGGCGAGCAACAGCAGGCCCCGGCGATTGCCCAGAGCCTGCACGGAGTGTCGCAAATGCTGGCCCCCGCCCCGAAGCGGCTGCTTATATCCGTCTGCGCGTTCCAGGCGAGCGGCGTGCCTGAGGGCATGCGCCACCTTGTCGACGGATTTCGTCACGAGTTCGTTGCCTGCCTCGCGCGTTTTCGCGAATGGTCGGTGCGGACATTGCCGCCAGTCTGGGAATCGGAGCCGAGAACCTGGTCGTCCCCGCCGGAATACATCGTCGAGGGCAGTACCTATGAGTTGAACGGCACGGTTCGGCTCGTCATCACCCTGCGCGATGCCGCCAATTCCGTCTGCATCTGGAGCGAGCGCCATTCGATCACGCTGACCGAGTGGTTCGAAACGCAGGAGCGGATCGTCCGCCAGATCGCGATGGCACTGAACATCCATGTCTCGGCCGAGCGGCTGCGTCGTCTTGCAGCCGGAGGCGAGATCACGCTGGAGATCCACGATCGATGGTTGCGCGGCCAGGCCCTGCTGCTGCAAATGGCCTCGAAGGACTGGCCGGCGGCCGCCGCCTTGATCGAGAGCCTGCTCGCCGATGCGCCGGATTTCTCTCCCGCCTTGAGCGGCCTCGTTCAGTATCGCAACATCGCGCATATCGCGCTTCCAGGACAATTTCGCGATCGGGCCAAGCATCCCGAGACGCTGCGTATAGCGCAGCGTGCGATCCAGCTCGACCCGCTCGATTCGCGTGCGCAGCTGGCGCTCGCATGGACCTATCAGCTGCTCGGCCGCATGGACGAATCGACGTTGCACGCGGCGCTTGCGGTCGATTTGAACGAAAACGATCCCTGGACCTTGATGGCGTCGGGCCAGATCTGTGCGTATTGCGGCGAATACGAGCGTGCAGCGAAGCTCTCGGCCGCGTCGCTCCGGATCACGCCGGTCCCCACGGCGCCGCAGATCGCTTATTCCGGTGCAATCAAGTTTCTATGCTCCGACTATGCCGGATGTTGCGATGCCTCCCGCGAGGATCTCGGGATGTCGCCGGCCTTCATCATATGGGAATGCGCGGCCAAGGCGCATCTCGGTCGCCTCGACGAGGCCAGGGCGGATCTGGCGAAGGCGATGGAGCGGGTTGCTGCAGATTGGCACGGCCAGCAGAAACCAACGCGCGAGAACATCACGCGCTGGCTGCTGCACGTCTTTCCGATCGCAATCCGTGCGGATTGGGAGCGCCTGGCCGCCGGTCTTGCTGCGGCCGGCGCCCCTGTCGAGGGTATTGAGTTCGGACCGTGGTGA
- a CDS encoding tripartite tricarboxylate transporter substrate-binding protein has product MTITRRALLAAPAILAMAPASAQASKITLVVPFPPGGSTDAMARLLQSNLQTKLGRIVVVENKSGAAGALGAAQVAKSPADGSTFLVTFDSHAVIPSILDKPPVDVERELMPVLLVGTAPYVIAAGAGRPYKSFADVVAACKATPGAVKYASVGIGTLGHLAMTVLGNKAGVEIMHVPYRGGGPAMNDVLGGHVDLIAGSVALVAAQLGTNMLRPILQLGRERLPALPDTPTAIEAGFPDFETLAWWGIFAPTGTPPDIVSAFATASKEILSEPATAAQLKETQQMTLLLQDGPAFKTFFDKQVAYWGKVVKDNNIRA; this is encoded by the coding sequence ATGACGATCACACGACGGGCGCTGCTGGCCGCGCCCGCCATTCTTGCGATGGCACCGGCAAGCGCACAGGCCTCGAAAATCACGCTGGTGGTGCCGTTCCCACCGGGCGGCTCGACCGATGCCATGGCGCGGCTGCTCCAGAGCAATCTGCAGACAAAGCTGGGCCGCATCGTCGTCGTCGAGAACAAGTCGGGTGCCGCCGGTGCGCTCGGCGCGGCGCAGGTCGCCAAGAGCCCAGCCGACGGCTCGACGTTTCTGGTCACGTTCGACTCGCATGCGGTGATCCCGTCCATCCTCGACAAGCCGCCGGTCGATGTCGAGCGCGAGCTGATGCCGGTGCTGTTGGTCGGCACCGCGCCTTATGTGATCGCGGCCGGCGCCGGCCGTCCCTACAAGAGCTTTGCCGACGTGGTCGCCGCCTGCAAGGCGACGCCCGGCGCGGTGAAATACGCTTCCGTCGGCATCGGCACGCTCGGCCATCTCGCCATGACCGTGCTCGGCAACAAGGCTGGTGTCGAGATCATGCACGTGCCCTATCGCGGCGGCGGCCCTGCGATGAACGACGTGCTCGGCGGCCATGTCGACCTGATCGCGGGATCGGTGGCGTTGGTCGCGGCCCAGCTCGGTACCAATATGCTGCGTCCGATCCTCCAGCTCGGCCGCGAGCGGCTGCCGGCGCTGCCGGACACGCCGACCGCGATCGAGGCCGGCTTTCCCGATTTCGAGACGCTGGCCTGGTGGGGCATCTTCGCGCCGACCGGCACGCCGCCTGACATTGTCTCCGCGTTTGCGACCGCGTCCAAGGAGATCCTCAGCGAGCCCGCGACCGCCGCCCAGCTCAAGGAGACCCAGCAGATGACGCTGCTGCTCCAGGACGGTCCTGCCTTCAAGACCTTCTTCGACAAGCAGGTCGCCTATTGGGGCAAGGTGGTGAAGGACAACAATATCAGGGCGTGA
- a CDS encoding amidohydrolase/deacetylase family metallohydrolase: MPFDLILRGGRVIDPSQKLDAVTDVAFSGGKVAAIGSGLKADPGTDVRDVSRYIVTPGLIDLHTHVYWGGTSLGIDAEEFCRLSGVTTAVDTGSAGPGNFAGFRKHVIEPSQVRILAYLHVSHAGIFGFSHRIMVGESEELRLMNPIEAAKVADANRDLIVGIKVRVGLHSSGTSGAVPLDIALEVANEVGMPLMAHIDHPPPSYEEVLARLRPGDVLTHAFRPFPNTPATAQGTVKKAVLDARERGVLFDIGHGKGSFAFKTARAMLANGFYPDTISSDIHQLCIDGPAFDQVTTMSKFLCMGMELSDVVAASTVNAAMALRRPELGSLKPGSVGDATLISVKQGQFDYEDVVGEHLIGDRKIVSEGVVIGGRWWHPN, translated from the coding sequence ATGCCTTTTGACCTGATCCTGCGCGGTGGGCGGGTGATCGACCCGTCCCAAAAGCTCGATGCCGTGACGGATGTCGCATTTTCAGGCGGCAAGGTCGCGGCGATCGGCAGCGGGCTCAAGGCGGATCCGGGCACCGATGTGCGCGACGTCTCGCGGTACATCGTCACGCCGGGACTGATCGATCTCCACACCCATGTCTATTGGGGCGGCACCTCGCTCGGCATCGATGCCGAGGAATTTTGCCGCCTCTCCGGCGTCACCACGGCGGTCGACACCGGCAGCGCCGGGCCGGGCAATTTCGCGGGCTTTCGCAAGCATGTGATCGAGCCGAGCCAGGTCCGCATCCTCGCTTATCTGCACGTCTCGCATGCCGGCATCTTCGGCTTCTCGCACCGGATCATGGTCGGCGAGAGCGAGGAGCTGCGGCTGATGAATCCGATCGAGGCGGCCAAGGTGGCCGATGCCAACCGCGATCTCATCGTCGGCATCAAGGTCCGCGTCGGCCTGCATTCCTCAGGCACATCAGGGGCGGTGCCGCTCGACATCGCGCTCGAGGTCGCCAACGAGGTCGGAATGCCGCTGATGGCGCATATCGATCATCCGCCGCCGAGCTATGAGGAGGTGCTGGCGCGCCTGCGTCCCGGCGACGTGCTCACCCATGCGTTCCGCCCGTTCCCCAACACGCCGGCGACGGCGCAGGGCACGGTGAAGAAGGCGGTGTTGGACGCGCGCGAGCGCGGCGTGCTGTTCGACATCGGCCACGGCAAGGGCTCGTTCGCGTTCAAGACCGCGCGTGCCATGCTCGCCAACGGCTTCTATCCGGACACCATCTCCTCCGACATCCACCAGCTCTGCATCGACGGCCCGGCCTTCGACCAGGTCACGACCATGTCGAAGTTCTTGTGCATGGGCATGGAGCTGTCGGATGTGGTCGCGGCCTCGACGGTGAACGCGGCGATGGCGTTGCGGCGGCCCGAGCTTGGCAGCCTCAAGCCGGGCAGCGTCGGCGATGCCACGCTGATCTCGGTGAAGCAGGGCCAGTTCGACTATGAGGACGTCGTCGGCGAGCACCTGATCGGTGACCGCAAGATCGTGTCCGAAGGCGTCGTCATCGGCGGCCGCTGGTGGCATCCGAACTGA
- a CDS encoding YcaO-like family protein, with product MNLAALDLRSQSDAKLLDSIAGLASAELVALTARLSRVFSIASPFAPGFHCIGGEIVIAPDPSATAGAGARLSVTGNGETQATALVSCLGEAAEYLSQFERPGDIAATVAASDRTRFVSDGWIGQAVSGANRTIDCVNAVDAATGEAGLLPADLCLRRPQERRAIDPVVALSSGAAAGPSFEAAALRAVLELCERDAAAMWWLGGLRPKGFALEHPVTKAGAELIGRLRKGESTRRTMLLDITTDIGIPVVAAVSLARDGRELACGLSSRLAANDAARAAVLEMCQMELAAPVAATKRDEAGDAALNEADRRHLRRAAFAAEDCALLQPQAMSPDVASLPTAADGLKGLVSHLRDRGIRLFLVDHTRHDLGVAVARAVSPDLQPFSEAVSTKRFSRVRGSSALAGQEIPLF from the coding sequence ATGAATCTCGCCGCCCTGGATTTGCGTTCCCAATCTGACGCCAAGCTGCTGGACAGCATTGCTGGTCTCGCATCGGCCGAGCTCGTCGCGCTTACGGCGCGTCTGAGCCGCGTGTTCTCGATTGCATCGCCCTTTGCCCCGGGCTTTCACTGCATCGGCGGCGAGATCGTCATCGCCCCCGATCCGAGCGCGACGGCTGGCGCGGGGGCGCGACTAAGCGTCACAGGAAACGGCGAGACGCAAGCGACAGCGCTGGTGTCATGTCTGGGAGAGGCAGCCGAGTATCTCTCCCAGTTCGAACGGCCGGGCGACATTGCGGCCACGGTCGCCGCGAGCGATCGGACGCGCTTTGTCTCCGACGGCTGGATTGGCCAGGCCGTGTCAGGCGCGAACCGAACCATCGACTGCGTCAACGCGGTTGACGCTGCAACCGGAGAAGCCGGACTCTTGCCGGCTGATCTCTGCTTGAGGCGCCCGCAGGAGCGAAGGGCGATCGACCCGGTCGTCGCATTGTCGTCAGGTGCAGCCGCGGGACCGAGCTTCGAAGCCGCCGCGCTGCGCGCAGTCCTGGAGCTCTGCGAGCGTGACGCGGCCGCGATGTGGTGGCTGGGCGGCCTTCGCCCGAAGGGCTTTGCGTTGGAGCATCCCGTTACCAAAGCCGGGGCTGAATTGATCGGGCGATTGCGCAAGGGCGAGTCGACGCGGCGGACCATGCTACTCGACATCACGACCGATATCGGCATTCCGGTGGTTGCGGCCGTATCTCTGGCGCGCGACGGCCGGGAATTGGCATGTGGACTATCGTCAAGGCTCGCCGCGAACGACGCGGCAAGGGCTGCGGTGCTCGAGATGTGTCAGATGGAGCTGGCTGCACCGGTCGCAGCAACCAAGCGGGACGAGGCGGGCGATGCCGCATTGAATGAAGCGGATCGTCGCCATCTGCGTCGCGCAGCGTTCGCGGCAGAGGATTGCGCATTGCTTCAACCGCAGGCGATGTCGCCGGATGTTGCAAGCCTGCCGACGGCGGCTGACGGACTAAAGGGGCTGGTGAGCCACCTGCGGGACCGAGGTATCCGGCTCTTTCTTGTCGATCATACCCGGCACGACCTCGGCGTTGCCGTCGCAAGGGCCGTTTCGCCTGATTTGCAACCTTTTTCGGAAGCAGTTTCGACGAAGCGATTCTCCCGAGTGCGCGGGAGCTCGGCTCTTGCCGGGCAGGAGATCCCATTATTTTAG
- a CDS encoding peroxidase family protein, with the protein MKRLAHLIRFNPDENKAKPNPNLPSGYTYFLQLVAHDLVHSAISTSLGDGQTAGLSNVRNAPLRLETVYGGGPTECPHAYEAAPVAFRSKLRLGNSRIDQNDQDHRGPIKDIARGTTSTAAELARKASYPEALIADPRNDSHAIISQILVLFHELHNCIVDELGNLPRMDNPFADAQRLFTTARTACVLIYRDLIRQDLLPRILHEDVWRAYNTDQKPFPWRVGGEWRAPLEFTNGFFRFGHSMIRPIYRFNSGPGNAFTIEQILARTSDKSPADVPLETAWLVNWDLFFSSDPHAGNVSIRIGPWSQVGIGEEVPGEGDLIARDLLSSIAIQPWSIGPLVDRLRTTHGALLDKSELLAGQIGSRPWAVRISEWLTKRSDATFGSFNKLSPREIETLAKDPPIPLFVRFEAGLDSGNQGERLGILGSIVVADVICGVLQSDRLLPDNPAGGLQSELASLSAATLGNTGSGQANIFAFLADIEGPERKISLMTVRRFLNDRQRVTQA; encoded by the coding sequence ATGAAAAGGCTCGCGCATCTGATCCGGTTCAATCCGGACGAGAACAAAGCGAAGCCAAATCCCAACCTGCCGAGCGGCTACACCTATTTCCTGCAGCTGGTCGCGCATGACCTCGTGCACAGCGCGATTTCGACCTCGCTCGGCGACGGGCAGACGGCCGGGCTCAGCAACGTACGGAACGCCCCGTTACGCCTCGAGACCGTTTACGGCGGAGGACCAACCGAATGCCCGCACGCCTATGAGGCCGCCCCGGTCGCATTCCGCAGCAAGCTCCGGCTGGGCAATTCGCGGATCGATCAAAACGATCAGGATCATCGCGGCCCAATAAAGGACATCGCGCGCGGCACGACGAGCACTGCCGCCGAGCTGGCCCGAAAGGCGAGCTATCCCGAAGCCTTGATCGCCGATCCCCGCAACGATTCCCATGCGATCATCTCGCAGATCCTGGTTCTCTTCCATGAACTGCACAATTGCATCGTGGATGAACTGGGGAATCTGCCCCGGATGGACAATCCATTTGCCGACGCGCAACGACTGTTCACGACCGCACGGACTGCCTGCGTTCTGATCTACCGTGATCTGATCCGGCAGGACCTGCTTCCGCGCATCCTGCATGAGGACGTCTGGCGGGCTTACAACACCGATCAGAAACCGTTCCCCTGGCGCGTCGGGGGCGAATGGCGGGCGCCTCTCGAATTCACCAACGGGTTCTTCCGCTTCGGCCATTCCATGATCCGGCCGATCTATCGCTTCAACAGCGGCCCGGGCAATGCCTTCACCATCGAGCAGATCCTGGCGCGCACCTCCGACAAGTCACCCGCGGACGTTCCTCTGGAAACCGCATGGCTGGTGAATTGGGATCTGTTTTTCAGCAGCGACCCCCATGCCGGAAACGTCAGCATCCGGATCGGCCCGTGGTCTCAGGTCGGTATCGGGGAGGAGGTCCCGGGCGAAGGCGATCTGATCGCGCGCGACCTCTTGAGCTCCATTGCGATCCAGCCCTGGTCGATCGGCCCTCTCGTCGACCGCCTCAGGACCACGCACGGAGCACTGCTCGACAAGTCTGAATTACTGGCAGGACAGATCGGTTCGCGGCCATGGGCTGTGCGCATCTCCGAATGGCTGACAAAGCGATCGGACGCGACCTTCGGCTCCTTCAACAAGCTTTCGCCGAGGGAAATCGAGACCCTCGCGAAGGATCCGCCGATCCCGCTGTTCGTTCGCTTCGAGGCAGGCCTCGACTCCGGCAACCAGGGCGAACGTCTGGGCATCCTGGGTTCGATCGTCGTGGCCGACGTGATCTGCGGTGTCTTGCAGTCCGATCGGCTGCTGCCAGACAATCCCGCAGGCGGGTTGCAGAGCGAGCTCGCGTCCTTGTCGGCGGCAACGCTCGGCAACACCGGGAGCGGCCAAGCCAACATCTTCGCATTCCTGGCGGACATCGAAGGCCCGGAGCGAAAGATCAGCCTGATGACCGTTCGGCGGTTTCTCAACGACAGACAGCGCGTCACCCAAGCATGA